The genomic window CTCTTCTCCTATTTTAAGCTTTTCATTTAAAAATTGGCAAAAAGGAGAGGGTCACCCAAGAACCGCCAGGAAAACTCCAGCGGCCACTGCGGTCCCTATTACTCCGGCGACGTTCGGACCCATCGCGTGCATGAGGATGAAGTTTCCGGGATCCTCTTCGCTGGCCATTCTCTGAACGACGCGCGCGCTCATTGGAACCGCCGAAACCCCTGCGGCGCCTATCATTGGGTTTATCCTTCCTCCTGAGAGCTTCATCATGAGCTTTCCGAAGAGCACTCCTCCTGCTGTAGCGCTGGCGAAGGCAACTATTCCGAGACCGAGTATCATCAGGGTCTCCTGGGTGAGGAAGCTGTCGGCCCTCATGGTCGAACCAACGCCCAGGCCGAGGAATATGGTGACGATGTTCATGAGCTCCTCCTGTGCCGCTTTGCTGAGCCTCTCGACGACGCCGCTCTCCCTGAACAGGTTGCCTATCATGAGCATTCCAACGAGTGGTGCTGCACTGGGAACTAAGAGCCCGATGACGATCATGCTGATTATCGGGAAGATTATCTTCTCCCTCTTTGACACGGGCCTGAGCTGCTCCATTCTGATTTTTCTCTCCTCCTTGCTCGTGAGGGCCTTTATGATGGGTGGCTGGATCAGCGGAACCAGGCTCATGTAGGAGTATGCCGCAACCGCCGTCGCTCCAAGTATCTCCGGTGCGAGTTTTGTGGTCAGGTATATCGTTGTCGGACCGTCAGCGCCACCTATGATGCCTATCGAAGCAGCTTGGTGGAGGTTGAAGCCGAGGGCCAGAGCCGTTAGCATCGCTATGAACACACCTATCTGGGCGGCGGCACCCATCAGGGCGGTCTTTGGATCGGCTATCATCGGACCGAAGTCCGTCATCGCTCCCAGACCGAAGAATATCAGGAGCGGAACTATTTCCGTCCTTATAAGGGTGTAATAGATGATATCAAAGATTCCGGGCGGGCCGTACTGCTGGTTTAAGTAGCTCATGGTGGCGAAGATGTTGTCCGCTATGTTCTCGGGGAGGTTGGGAGCTATCGGCCAGTTG from Thermococcus sp. MAR1 includes these protein-coding regions:
- a CDS encoding sodium ion-translocating decarboxylase subunit beta; the encoded protein is MAGLVESIITFFQGMGLLNLTVGNVIMIIVGLTLVYLAIRYEMEPLLLLPIGISAVLVNIPLGHLANWPIAPNLPENIADNIFATMSYLNQQYGPPGIFDIIYYTLIRTEIVPLLIFFGLGAMTDFGPMIADPKTALMGAAAQIGVFIAMLTALALGFNLHQAASIGIIGGADGPTTIYLTTKLAPEILGATAVAAYSYMSLVPLIQPPIIKALTSKEERKIRMEQLRPVSKREKIIFPIISMIVIGLLVPSAAPLVGMLMIGNLFRESGVVERLSKAAQEELMNIVTIFLGLGVGSTMRADSFLTQETLMILGLGIVAFASATAGGVLFGKLMMKLSGGRINPMIGAAGVSAVPMSARVVQRMASEEDPGNFILMHAMGPNVAGVIGTAVAAGVFLAVLG